One genomic region from Verrucomicrobiia bacterium encodes:
- a CDS encoding sugar porter family MFS transporter, whose product MTTSPSQISSPAQSADRLTAVLLRSTVIAALGGLLFGFDTAVISGTTDWLKAGFVTGITERLQAMLPSIGPESLLEFMLGFTVASALIGTVIGSIAVGRPADSFGRRGVLSLLAILYFVSGVGCALAWNWWSFVAFRFVGGLAVGGASVVSPMYIAEISPAKLRGRLVAITQFNIVLGILLAYLSNYIIGAVIPGATQYRWMFGVMAIPAAAFFFFLFFVPQSPRWLIARGRLDEAREVLVSCGASPANLDGELREIQASLDLEHHTLAEPFFCKKYRRPILLAVAIAAFNQLSGINALIYYTPYIFKIAGAGTQSALFQSVIIGFTNLVFTMAALAIIDHFGRRKLMFVGSFGYIVSLSAAAYAFYTHTEGKLLLMSLLVFIASHAFGQGAVIWVFISEIFPNRVRARGQALGTSTHWIMAALISWTFPVIASKSGGNTFAFYALCMVGQLIWVWLVMPETKGISLERIQKQLGIE is encoded by the coding sequence ATGACCACCTCGCCCTCTCAAATCTCGAGCCCTGCCCAAAGCGCTGACCGCTTGACCGCGGTCCTGCTGCGCAGCACCGTCATCGCCGCGCTCGGCGGGTTACTGTTCGGCTTCGACACGGCCGTAATCTCAGGCACCACGGATTGGCTCAAAGCGGGTTTTGTGACCGGCATTACGGAGCGGCTGCAAGCCATGCTGCCCTCGATAGGCCCGGAGAGCCTGCTCGAATTCATGCTCGGCTTCACCGTAGCCAGCGCGCTGATTGGCACCGTCATCGGCTCTATAGCCGTGGGGCGCCCCGCTGATTCGTTTGGCCGGCGCGGCGTCCTGTCCCTGCTGGCCATTCTCTATTTCGTTTCTGGCGTCGGTTGCGCCCTAGCTTGGAACTGGTGGTCGTTTGTAGCTTTCCGGTTCGTGGGCGGCCTGGCGGTCGGGGGGGCTTCTGTTGTCTCGCCGATGTATATCGCCGAAATCTCTCCCGCTAAACTCCGAGGTCGCCTGGTCGCCATCACCCAATTCAACATCGTATTGGGCATTCTCCTGGCTTACCTTTCCAATTACATCATCGGCGCCGTCATTCCTGGGGCCACCCAATACCGCTGGATGTTCGGCGTCATGGCCATTCCCGCCGCCGCCTTCTTCTTCTTTCTGTTTTTCGTCCCTCAAAGCCCGCGCTGGCTTATCGCTCGTGGCCGCCTCGACGAGGCGCGCGAAGTCCTCGTCTCCTGCGGGGCCTCTCCAGCAAATCTCGATGGTGAACTGCGCGAAATCCAGGCATCGCTCGACCTCGAACACCACACCCTCGCCGAACCTTTCTTTTGCAAAAAATACCGGCGTCCCATCCTGCTGGCGGTTGCGATTGCCGCTTTCAACCAGTTATCCGGCATCAACGCCCTCATTTATTATACCCCTTATATCTTCAAAATCGCCGGCGCCGGCACTCAATCTGCCCTGTTCCAATCGGTCATTATCGGCTTCACCAACCTGGTGTTTACCATGGCCGCCCTGGCCATTATTGACCATTTTGGCCGCAGAAAACTCATGTTCGTGGGCTCGTTCGGCTACATCGTGAGCCTGAGTGCTGCGGCGTATGCCTTCTATACCCACACCGAAGGCAAACTCCTTCTCATGAGCCTCCTGGTTTTCATTGCCTCCCACGCCTTCGGTCAGGGGGCGGTCATCTGGGTCTTTATCAGCGAAATCTTCCCCAACCGCGTCCGTGCCCGCGGCCAAGCCCTGGGCACCTCGACCCATTGGATCATGGCCGCGCTTATCTCTTGGACATTCCCCGTCATCGCCTCTAAATCCGGCGGAAATACCTTCGCCTTTTACGCCCTCTGCATGGTCGGCCAGCTCATTTGGGTCTGGCTGGTCATGCCGGAAACCAAGGGTATTTCGCTCGAAAGAATCCAAAAGCAGCTTGGGATTGAATAG